In Vibrio mangrovi, the DNA window GAACCGACCTCAGATATTCAGATCTGTATAGAGAAAATAAAAGAGGCGTATTCTACCTTTTTTATCTCCGTTAGAAAATTTATTTTGCGTTTTTACACATGATCCCTGAGTCATATAAATATATAAGATCTTTATATAGATCTTTTATTGGATCTACTATTAAGGGAAAGGATCTTTGTGGATAAATCAAAAATGATCAACAAGATCATTATGTTCAAAGCGATCAATTTTTGTGATCAAACGTTGATCTGATCGAGGATTAGCTGGGATCAAATTTGATGGTTATACACAAGCACTCTTTGGATGATAAGTTGTTATTTGGATAACTATAGCTTCTTCACTGGATCTTTTACTATTTATCCACAGACAGGATTGTTCAAATATAAACCAGATCATAACCATGGGGATAGTTTGGTTCTCCCGGAATGATAAACCTTCCGGGAAGAGAACCTGGTATCAGAGTTTAAAACGGGAGACCAACTGGTTTTGTTTATCAGAAAGCTGGCTCAGAGATTCACTGTTCCGGGCCAGTTTTTCTGAGTCCTGGGCAATATTTGCCGTCATGTCTGAGATAGCGACAACATTTTCGGCTACATCTTTAGCAACAATGCTCTGTTCTTCGCAGGCTGCTGCAATAGAACGGCTCATGTCATTGATCAGATTGAGCCTGCGAACCATGGTGTGGAGTGATTCACTGGTTTCTGCTGTTTGTCTGAGTGACTGGTCCGCATATGACTGGTTGTTTCCAACGATCGAAACTGCCTGGCGGGCTTTGATCTGTAAACTTTCGATCATCTGCCCGATCTTATCGGCAGACGATCCGGAACGGTTGGCTAACTGGCGAACTTCATCGGCTACGACAGCAAATCCTCTGCCGTGCTCACCGGCACGGGCAGCTTCGATAGCTGCATTCAGCGCCAGCAGGTTGGTCTGTTCAGAAAGCGTTTGAATTACTTCCAGTACGGCCTCTATCTGATCTGTCTCTTCAGACAAGGTTTGCATGATCCCGGTTGCTTCATCCAGTGACGATTTCAACTGATTAACAAATTCAAGATTACTTTGCATATGTTCCATGTTGGTATTGGCCAGCCCGGTGACTTCTTCAACTTTCAGGCTGGCTTCTCCGGCATGACTGGCAACCTCATTAACGGCTGATTCCATTTCAGTAATCGCTGTTGCAATAGCATCAGTTTGTAGCCGCTGCTGATCGACATCACGGCTGGTTTTCTCACTCATCATATAGCTGTCGTTTGCGACATTACTTACCGTATCCGATGATTGCTGAACCTGCCCGATCAACTGGTTAAGCTGATCTCCCAACTCATTGATATGACGGACGACGATTCCCATTTCTGAACGAAACTCAGTTTTGATTTTCCAGGAGAGATTACCGTTTGCCAGTTCATTGAGTGATTTTGTAATGACTGAAAGCGGTTTTTTGATCGAGATAATGACGGTCACAGCGATAACAACTGCAACAATGATCGAAATCAGAGCCAGAGTAATATTGATCATCACAGACTGCTTCGATTCCGCTTTCGCTTCCTGAAGGGCGTTATCCGACATGCTACGGATCCGGGTCGTCATTTCTCCGGCTTTCGTCAGGATAGAATCAACGATTTGTCCGATTTTCTGTAATTGTTCGGCACTGCTTTGTTGCAGAGCGATATATTTCAGATGTTGTTGCAATAATCCTTCCGGTTGTTTGATCGAGCGGTTAAGCAGATCGAGATAGACTTTGAGAGTCTGTTCACTGGAGGGCATTGTTTTCATCACCCGGTTAGCTTTTTCCGTGAAGATCTTAAGATGATTGAAAACCTCTTTCTTCAAAGGTTGAAGATCGGCATCTTTTTCTATAGAAAGAACTTTTTGCAGGTATCCTTTGACACCTCGTCCCTGAGCTAAAAGGACATCGACATCCCAGATGACTTGCTGAATATGATCGAATTCAGCATCAGATTTCAGATCGGTCATATCCTGTTCAAAGAATAGCCATCCTGATTCAAAGTGGTTGAGCTCTGCTGCTGCATTTTCCCTGGCTTTGACTCTTTGCTCCTGAATATCCAGATGTGCTGTTGCCATACGGATAAAACCCTGTGCTTCTGTTCCTAAAGATGACAGAGATGTGGCCAATTGAGGGTAGCCTGCTAATTGCCCGGAGAAACGATTAAATATCTGCTCGTATTGCTCCACGGAATCTTTGAAACTCTGGCTGAGTTGCTGACGTTTCTCTGCATCCAGTGTATTTGCATGAACAAGAGTCTGGCGGTTGATTTTTTCAAGATTCAGGTCGAGGGTATTTGAGCTATCAAGTAAATCGGTCAGCGTTGATGCGGTGAGTTTAAGCTGCTGCGCCATTTTGACCTGAGAAATGTACGCAGAATAACCAATTCCCAGAACAAACAGAATGACTATCGCAAACCCTGCCGTGACTCGCTGGATAAGAGATAAATACATGATCAACCTCAACATGATGTGCAATTAATATTCAGATATTTGCAACATACTGTGATTTAGATTAACAATCAATAAGGTGGATGTTCCATAGAAATAGCATTGATTTGATGTATTTATTACGGGATATGGATGCCAATGACCGGAAGTTAATTTTAATATCAATGAGTTGCTGATTTAATTTGTGGAAAAGTTGGGAGTTGATTCAAGGCGATTTTAAACCGCCCTGTGGATAAATATTTTATGAAAGGTTGAATTGAGTCATATGATTCGCCAGCCATTCGCCAGCGGCATCTTCCGGAACCGGATATTCCTGAATATCAATAGTGCAGCAGTCAGCCAGAGGAGTTGCTCCGATATCGAGCAGGAGATCGTATGCATGTTTACCGGCTGCACAAAAGGTGTCGTAGCTGGAATCTCCGATCGCTATGACTGCAAATGATAGTTTATCAGTTCTTGGTGGTGTGTCCTGAAGAGCCCGGATAAATGGCTGGATATTATCCGGATATTCTCCGGCACCATGCGTTGATGTAACAATCAGCCAGATTCCTTCCGCCGGAATATCCGAGAAATCAGGCTGATTGTGTATCACAGTTTCATGTCCTTGTTCTTGCAACATCTCATCAAGATGATCACCGACATATTCGGCGCCTCCCAGAGTGCTGCCTGTAATTATGTGGATCATATTTATCCTCTTCACTATATGGAATGCTTTGATTGTTTTGAAATAAAAGTGTCGATATACAGACTTTAGCGTAAGAGTAATCAAACCTGAGAGGGAAAGAAAGATAAGGTCTGTATATCGTGTGGATATAATGAGTTTAACCCGTGTATGAAAATGATCTGAAAATCGATCATGGTATGTATCTTTATGTGTGTTATTTGTGGGTAAAGATGAGGATAAATAAACAAAGGTTCAAAGATCCTGCCGTTCCTCGATCCTGATACCGACCGGGCTAAATTGTATAGAATAGTGTTGATCTTCTGATTTCATGGATCAACTGGTGACTGGACGAATAGATGTCTTGTTGACATTTAAGGACTTTCAATGATGGTATAGTTGCTTATGGTTCAGATAATACGGCTGGTTTTATCAGTACTGAAAATATGAGGAAGGAACAGTCATATGAAGCACTCAACAGATTTGCATCCGGCACTTGCGCCTGTGTTTGCTACGGCATTGCAGGAGAAGAGACTCGTTGGATGTGTCGCCACCGTTTCGCATCGCGGAGAAATCATTTACCAGCAGGCTCATGGAATGGCCGATCGGGAGAGTCAGCAGCCGATGGCCGAAGGGACATTATTCCGTCTGGCTTCAGTTACAAAACCAATTGTTACTCTGGCTGCACTCCGTTTGGCTGATAAGGGAATTCTTGATTTACAGGCATCGGTGACCCGCTGGCTGCCTGATTTCAGGCCTGAATTAGCCAATGGTGTTCAACCGGAGATTACTATTCACCATTTACTCACACATACAGCTGGTCTCGCCTATGGATTTAATCAGCCTGACTACATTCAGCAGGGGATTTCTGACGGTATTGATCGGGTCGATTTCGATTTATATGAAAACCTGCGCCGGATTGCTGCTGCGCCACTGTTATACGAGCCGGGGAAAGGCTGGAACTATTCGCTGGCAATGGATGTGCTTGGTGCTGTGATGGAACAGGCTACCGGTCAGTCTCTGGCGACGGTGATTGAGGAAGAAGTTTCCCGTCCCCTGCAGTTAAAAGGTCTCGGCTTTGTGGCCGCACAAGAGATGAATTTAGCAACACCTTACGCCAACGCATCTCCTGAACCGGTCCGGATGACGGAAAACATGAATGTATTGTTCCCTGATGGTGGGAATGCTGTGCGTTTTTCTCCATCAAGAGTATTCGCTGCGGATGCTTTTGCATCTGGTGGTGCTGGTATGTTCGGCTGTTCTGATGATGTGTTCCAGGTGCTGGAAACGTTCAGAACTAATCACAATAACTTTTTGTCTCCGCAGCTCTATCAGACACTGTTTAAAAACTATGCTGTTCCATCTGCTGCAGTCGGTGATCCCGGCTGGGGATTCGGCTACGGTGGTGCATTTCTTTTTGATCCGCTGCAATCCGGTACGCCTCAAAGTGAGGGAACACTTCAGTGGGGCGGTGTTTACGGGCATAACTGGTTTATCGACCCGACCCAGGAACTGACGGTTCTGCTCCTGACAAATACTGCCTATGAAGGCATGATCGGTCGGTTGACTCTGGATATCCGCAATTCGGTCTATCAATTACTTGCCTGATGAAACCAAAGTAATTATTCAGGCTGGTGGAGTGGGGGATAAATAGTGCAGGCTTGCCGTTAGGAAGTACTGGCACCGGTATTTGGGATAAATAGCCGGTGCCATAGATGGGTTAAGACTCAGACCTGAATCGGATGATACCCAATCGACTCTTCCAGATAACGCTGTAATACTTCCCGGGTAAACTGAGGTTCTTCAATACCGCTGCCCTGCAAGAAACGTTTTACATGGCTGCAATCCCATCGATAGGTATCCTGATATAGCTGAACAGTTGACTGGTCATCTACCATTTTATCTTTGAACAGACTGAGCAGTGGGTAAAGCGGGGCTTCCGGATTATTTTCCCATTGTGTCAGCCAGTCATGAAACGGAATAGTTTGAAAGGTGAGATCAAATTGTTGAGCCAGCAGCCGGAAAAAAGTTTTCAGTGTCAGGTTATTCTGCTGTGCATGAATTAAGTTGAATTTAAGACCGAGCGCATTTGGATTGCGGCTGATGTATGCGATGGCCTGAGTCATGTAGTCGACGGTTGTCAGCCCTTCTCTTAACTGACGCAAATCCGGGATAGTTTTATGCTCAAGGCAGGTTTTGACCAGACGTCCCCACCATTGATAGTCGGCGCTGACGCCTGTCTGACTGTGGCAGGTCGCGTACCCCAGACGAAAAGTCATAAGTGGCAATCCTTTACTCGCAGCCAGATCTGCGATTTTCTCCATTACCCATTTACTGCGGACATAACCAATGTCTGTAATCACAGCCGGCAGGTTCTGGTCAATATCATCATCTTCATGCATGACATGCTTACCTGTGTGGAGATGCCCCCAGCTATACACAGATATTGTGGATAATAATATCAGGGGCTTTGTACGCTGGTGGACAGCAAACCGGAGTATCTCCTGTAAGCCCTGAACATTATCCCGTTTCATATAAGAGTAGGGTTGAATGAAATTCACCGAGCTGGCTGAATGATAGATGAGATCAACCTGTTGGCTCAGTGCAACATAAATAGCCGGAGGTAGTGCAAAGTTTGGTTCGGCCAGATCTCCGTAGAGTGGCTGAATACGGATCAAAGCTTCTTCCGGCAGTTTAATTTTGTAACGACACAAGGTTTGGAGAATACGTTGTCCTGCGTGTTCCTGAGATTGCGCCCGCACCAGACAACAGATTTGTGCATGAGTTGTCCTGAGAAGCTCTGCCAGTAGATGTGCACCGATAAATCCGGTAGTTCCAGTCAGAAAAATAGTGTTAGGAGCATGGAGCTGCTGTGTATCGAAGTGAAATGTCGGCTGCCAGTTTTCGGGGAGACGAATATCTTCATGAAGCGCATAGACAGGCTCATGATCAACATCTGGCTGTTGATATCCGGCTCGTTTAGCAAATACTTTTGCCTGTTGTCCAAGAGTCGGGTAGTCATAAATGTCCCGGACATAAGCCCGGATTCCCAGTTTTTGGGTAATGAGAGTAGTGAGCCGGACAGCCATCAGAGAATTTCCACCAGCATCGAAAAAAGTATCTTCCGGTGTAACTGAAGGGCGATCCAATAAGCTGCACCAGATGGTTGCTAACTGTTGCTCCTGTTCAGTCATGAATATACTGGTTTTTTGCTGAATCAACTTGCGGTAATTCTGATAGGCAGCCAATAACGCTGGTTTGTCTATTTTTCCGTTCGGGTTTATCGGTAATGACTGCAACGGCACTATCTCTGCGGGTTGGAAATAATCCGGCAGAGATAAGTGGATATGCTGTCTGATTTCCTGAATGACATCTGATTGCATTTCTGGTGTCTGATCCTGTTTGTTCAGGACAATAAAAGAGAGAATTTTTTTATCTGCCAGATGATGATTTTCTGTGACAATCGAAGTCGCATTTCTTACTGATGGAAGCTGAAGAATAATGTGGGTCAGTTCTGTCAGTTCAATTCGGTTGCCACGGATTTTGATCTGATCGTCAAATCTTCCCAGATACTGCACCATACCGTTTGGCAGCCACTGAGCACGATCACCACTGCGGAACAGTTTTTTCCCGGTCAAATGGGGTAGAGATACAAACTTTTCCCGGCTTAAATCAGGTGCATCAAGATAACCGAGTGCAACCCCCGGACCTGCGATGTACAACTCGCCGGATTCTCCCATTTTTACCGGCTGCTGCTGTTCGTCCAGAATCCAGATTTGAGCACCGGCGACCGGACGGCCGATGGTATCCGGCGGATTCCGGCTACAACAACCCACCGAATTACAAGTGGTGAAAATGGTTGTTTCTGTTGGGCCATAATAATCGATTAATTGATAAGTGATTTGTGTCAGGTTCACCGGATGCAGCTTTTCTCCGGCAGTGAACAGATAATCCAGAGCGAGATGTAATGGTTGTGGAATTGAAGTGATTTCTGCAACCATTACGGTAGGAACAAAAGCGTGAGTCAGTTGATGATCCGCGAAAAATCCCAGCAGTTCTCTGGGATCTCGTCGGGTATTTTCATGCGGAATACAGAGCGTTGCACCACAAATGAGTGTTGACCAGATTTCCCATTGGGCAACATCGAATCCGATACCGGCATTCAGAGAAGTGCGGCTTTTCGGTGACATTTCAAACCTGTGGTTATGCCAGTCGAGCAGGTTGTACAGTGAGGCATGAGATATCATGACCCCTTTGGGTTCACCGGTTGTTCCAGAGGTGAAAATAATATAAGCCACTGACTGTTCCTGTACATCCACATACTGAGGATAATGTTGCGGATACTGATTCAGTGTATCAATGGCAATCACAGTCTTATCCATATAAGGAATCAGAAAATTCAGTTCCTGATGCGTGGTTAATACCAGCGGCGAGCGACTTTGCCGGGTGATCATCGTGATTCTTCTTTCCGGATAACTGGCATCAACCGGAATGTAAGCAGCACCAGTTTTGATGATTGCAAGTATTCCGATCACCAGCTCAACACTCCGACAGGCAATGATCGGAATATTATCGCCGGGAATTACACCTTGCTGTTGTAATACGCCAGCCAGATGATCACTTGCCTGATCCAGTTCCTGATAGGTCATTTGCCTGTGTTGATCAAACAGTGCGGTATGGTAAGGGGTTAAAGAGCACTGCCGGAGAAAACCATGAAATACGGTTTGTGTCATTGAACGCTCCTGACGTTTCTGTGAAATAACCGTGATGGTGCAGATGGCAGCGCATGTTCTGAATACAAGGGATTCCCGGGGAAGTTTATCCTTTCTTATGCCGGAGCCTGGGTAACGGACAGATATCGGTCCATCAGAATGCTGCATTGTACTAATGATCGGTACTGAGCTGATAGATTTCGCTGTGAAGGGCTCTTGTTGTAAAAAGAAACAATATCTCGCCGCAATCATCGTCACGCACGGATGATTGATTCATTTGAGTATAGAAGTCTGGTTTTCGGCAATTGATCCAATCTATCAGGATGAGATAGAGCGCTATTTTTCAGGCTTTCTTAGGATGTGCTTCATCAATAAGTGTTGTGGAAATCATGCCGTTGTTGGATTCCATGACTCATGTTATACATGAAAATTACACGTATTTTCCCGGATGAAAACCGACAGGCTTAGAGAAATAGGCAATAAATGGGCGGTTTCATTTATTGTGAAACTATAGATGAATGTA includes these proteins:
- a CDS encoding methyl-accepting chemotaxis protein, with the protein product MYLSLIQRVTAGFAIVILFVLGIGYSAYISQVKMAQQLKLTASTLTDLLDSSNTLDLNLEKINRQTLVHANTLDAEKRQQLSQSFKDSVEQYEQIFNRFSGQLAGYPQLATSLSSLGTEAQGFIRMATAHLDIQEQRVKARENAAAELNHFESGWLFFEQDMTDLKSDAEFDHIQQVIWDVDVLLAQGRGVKGYLQKVLSIEKDADLQPLKKEVFNHLKIFTEKANRVMKTMPSSEQTLKVYLDLLNRSIKQPEGLLQQHLKYIALQQSSAEQLQKIGQIVDSILTKAGEMTTRIRSMSDNALQEAKAESKQSVMINITLALISIIVAVVIAVTVIISIKKPLSVITKSLNELANGNLSWKIKTEFRSEMGIVVRHINELGDQLNQLIGQVQQSSDTVSNVANDSYMMSEKTSRDVDQQRLQTDAIATAITEMESAVNEVASHAGEASLKVEEVTGLANTNMEHMQSNLEFVNQLKSSLDEATGIMQTLSEETDQIEAVLEVIQTLSEQTNLLALNAAIEAARAGEHGRGFAVVADEVRQLANRSGSSADKIGQMIESLQIKARQAVSIVGNNQSYADQSLRQTAETSESLHTMVRRLNLINDMSRSIAAACEEQSIVAKDVAENVVAISDMTANIAQDSEKLARNSESLSQLSDKQNQLVSRFKL
- the mioC gene encoding FMN-binding protein MioC, with the translated sequence MIHIITGSTLGGAEYVGDHLDEMLQEQGHETVIHNQPDFSDIPAEGIWLIVTSTHGAGEYPDNIQPFIRALQDTPPRTDKLSFAVIAIGDSSYDTFCAAGKHAYDLLLDIGATPLADCCTIDIQEYPVPEDAAGEWLANHMTQFNLS
- a CDS encoding amino acid adenylation domain-containing protein — its product is MTQTVFHGFLRQCSLTPYHTALFDQHRQMTYQELDQASDHLAGVLQQQGVIPGDNIPIIACRSVELVIGILAIIKTGAAYIPVDASYPERRITMITRQSRSPLVLTTHQELNFLIPYMDKTVIAIDTLNQYPQHYPQYVDVQEQSVAYIIFTSGTTGEPKGVMISHASLYNLLDWHNHRFEMSPKSRTSLNAGIGFDVAQWEIWSTLICGATLCIPHENTRRDPRELLGFFADHQLTHAFVPTVMVAEITSIPQPLHLALDYLFTAGEKLHPVNLTQITYQLIDYYGPTETTIFTTCNSVGCCSRNPPDTIGRPVAGAQIWILDEQQQPVKMGESGELYIAGPGVALGYLDAPDLSREKFVSLPHLTGKKLFRSGDRAQWLPNGMVQYLGRFDDQIKIRGNRIELTELTHIILQLPSVRNATSIVTENHHLADKKILSFIVLNKQDQTPEMQSDVIQEIRQHIHLSLPDYFQPAEIVPLQSLPINPNGKIDKPALLAAYQNYRKLIQQKTSIFMTEQEQQLATIWCSLLDRPSVTPEDTFFDAGGNSLMAVRLTTLITQKLGIRAYVRDIYDYPTLGQQAKVFAKRAGYQQPDVDHEPVYALHEDIRLPENWQPTFHFDTQQLHAPNTIFLTGTTGFIGAHLLAELLRTTHAQICCLVRAQSQEHAGQRILQTLCRYKIKLPEEALIRIQPLYGDLAEPNFALPPAIYVALSQQVDLIYHSASSVNFIQPYSYMKRDNVQGLQEILRFAVHQRTKPLILLSTISVYSWGHLHTGKHVMHEDDDIDQNLPAVITDIGYVRSKWVMEKIADLAASKGLPLMTFRLGYATCHSQTGVSADYQWWGRLVKTCLEHKTIPDLRQLREGLTTVDYMTQAIAYISRNPNALGLKFNLIHAQQNNLTLKTFFRLLAQQFDLTFQTIPFHDWLTQWENNPEAPLYPLLSLFKDKMVDDQSTVQLYQDTYRWDCSHVKRFLQGSGIEEPQFTREVLQRYLEESIGYHPIQV
- a CDS encoding serine hydrolase domain-containing protein, which codes for MKHSTDLHPALAPVFATALQEKRLVGCVATVSHRGEIIYQQAHGMADRESQQPMAEGTLFRLASVTKPIVTLAALRLADKGILDLQASVTRWLPDFRPELANGVQPEITIHHLLTHTAGLAYGFNQPDYIQQGISDGIDRVDFDLYENLRRIAAAPLLYEPGKGWNYSLAMDVLGAVMEQATGQSLATVIEEEVSRPLQLKGLGFVAAQEMNLATPYANASPEPVRMTENMNVLFPDGGNAVRFSPSRVFAADAFASGGAGMFGCSDDVFQVLETFRTNHNNFLSPQLYQTLFKNYAVPSAAVGDPGWGFGYGGAFLFDPLQSGTPQSEGTLQWGGVYGHNWFIDPTQELTVLLLTNTAYEGMIGRLTLDIRNSVYQLLA